A region of bacterium DNA encodes the following proteins:
- a CDS encoding TonB-dependent receptor plug domain-containing protein, with amino-acid sequence MKEIKSDYKVVFKMKRAFLLILCLLFSNAGSETITVTGEELVIKEKKPVKEEPIVSKEEVSPSMVEKSSVSLFTDLSETLKTLPGVVTPGAFSGALYIRGCYPMETIFLLDNVFIFWPYRWGGMLLMFNTDLIKKVDFYAGGYPAKGNQALGGIIDVYYKEGDKKKRKGQLELSPTTMAFQMDGPIKKNKLSYYLSANRTHYDLLVKWFGGEKGRALPSFDDQYLKLYYEPTYKDKLSFSIVRTGEGMDMKMEEGYGSPDDEGGHFFYKYTKDIFAINHKRVFSPSLSNELTLSYLIDKGKFRFYSPDYPFSGDLDSRDTALRNDLTIKKGNHELNIGGLAYRNKGKEDDTYSFPTIEEVNGTWTKVKHKEEYHYQKTTDYYGLYLWDRYSGFGPIIDYGMRYENNNVTKEGVFSPRFSICFPIGGGRIKQSIGEYSQYPMNSYLLDEKEGNPKLKSQCSRQYILGYERDLGSDMRIKFETYYSDLSKLILYDKEKNYLNKGKGYSRGIELFFQKKEAGKWDGWFSYAYSQAKREEDPGKYGTYSVVEELKLYPTDQDRPHVASLVLNYNLTKKWKITMKTTYYSGNPYTPLTGSVKGSDTYKAIWGEYKSARLPAYFQTDLTIRK; translated from the coding sequence ATGAAAGAAATAAAATCAGATTACAAAGTGGTATTTAAAATGAAAAGGGCATTTTTGCTTATCCTTTGCTTACTCTTTAGCAATGCAGGGAGTGAAACCATTACCGTAACCGGCGAGGAGCTTGTGATCAAAGAAAAGAAGCCTGTAAAAGAAGAGCCAATTGTCAGCAAGGAGGAGGTTTCTCCTTCTATGGTTGAAAAAAGCTCGGTTTCTCTCTTTACAGATTTGTCCGAGACATTAAAGACCCTGCCTGGAGTGGTTACCCCAGGGGCATTCTCGGGTGCATTATACATCCGCGGATGCTATCCAATGGAGACAATATTTTTATTAGACAATGTCTTTATCTTTTGGCCATACAGATGGGGCGGTATGTTGCTGATGTTTAATACCGACCTTATAAAAAAGGTTGATTTCTATGCCGGAGGCTATCCAGCCAAGGGAAATCAGGCATTGGGTGGAATAATTGATGTCTATTACAAAGAGGGGGATAAGAAAAAAAGAAAGGGGCAATTAGAGCTTTCTCCCACCACAATGGCATTTCAAATGGATGGACCAATAAAGAAGAATAAATTGTCCTATTATCTTTCGGCAAACCGAACACATTATGACCTTTTGGTAAAGTGGTTTGGCGGTGAAAAGGGTCGTGCCCTTCCCAGCTTTGATGACCAATACCTTAAGCTCTATTATGAGCCAACCTATAAAGATAAGCTCTCCTTTAGTATTGTGAGAACCGGAGAGGGGATGGATATGAAGATGGAGGAGGGATACGGCTCTCCAGATGATGAAGGAGGACACTTCTTTTATAAATATACAAAGGATATATTTGCCATAAATCACAAGAGGGTATTTAGCCCAAGCCTTTCCAATGAGCTTACCTTGAGCTATCTAATTGATAAGGGAAAATTCAGGTTTTATTCCCCTGACTATCCCTTTAGTGGAGATTTAGATTCTAGAGACACAGCCTTAAGGAATGACCTTACCATTAAAAAGGGAAACCATGAGCTAAACATAGGAGGACTAGCTTACCGAAACAAAGGCAAGGAGGATGATACCTATAGCTTTCCCACAATAGAGGAAGTAAATGGAACCTGGACAAAGGTAAAGCACAAAGAGGAATATCACTACCAGAAAACAACTGATTATTATGGGCTATACCTTTGGGATAGGTATAGTGGTTTTGGACCAATCATTGACTATGGGATGAGGTATGAAAATAATAATGTTACCAAAGAGGGGGTCTTCTCCCCAAGGTTTTCCATCTGCTTTCCTATAGGAGGTGGAAGAATAAAGCAATCCATTGGAGAGTATTCCCAATACCCGATGAATTCTTATTTGCTTGATGAGAAAGAGGGGAATCCAAAGCTAAAATCCCAATGCTCAAGGCAGTATATTTTGGGCTATGAAAGGGATTTAGGAAGTGATATGAGGATAAAGTTTGAGACATATTATTCAGACCTTAGTAAGCTTATCCTTTATGATAAAGAAAAGAATTATCTAAATAAGGGAAAGGGCTATAGCAGGGGTATTGAGCTTTTCTTCCAGAAAAAGGAGGCAGGAAAATGGGATGGCTGGTTCTCTTATGCCTATTCCCAAGCAAAGCGGGAGGAAGACCCGGGTAAATATGGAACATATTCTGTGGTTGAGGAATTGAAGCTATACCCAACCGACCAGGATAGACCACATGTTGCCTCTTTGGTTTTAAATTATAACCTTACCAAAAAATGGAAAATAACGATGAAAACAACCTATTATTCGGGAAATCCCTATACACCCCTTACTGGCTCTGTAAAAGGAAGTGATACATATAAGGCAATCTGGGGGGAATACAAAAGTGCAAGGCTTCCTGCCTATTTCCAGACTGACCTTACCATAAGAAAAAA
- a CDS encoding 2TM domain-containing protein has product MDILESYKKAYRELVIQENKKGFIHHLLSYLCFNTIFTFINLLYAKDAIWFFWPILIWGIIGIIPHYLFSIRWMKREIKNMEIIAEARAREELKDA; this is encoded by the coding sequence ATGGACATATTAGAAAGCTATAAGAAAGCCTATCGGGAGCTGGTAATCCAGGAGAATAAAAAGGGGTTTATCCACCACCTCCTTTCCTATCTCTGCTTTAATACCATATTTACCTTTATAAATCTCCTATATGCAAAGGATGCAATCTGGTTCTTCTGGCCAATTTTAATCTGGGGAATTATCGGGATAATCCCCCATTATCTCTTTAGTATTCGCTGGATGAAAAGGGAGATAAAAAATATGGAGATAATTGCCGAGGCAAGGGCAAGGGAGGAGCTAAAGGATGCTTAA
- a CDS encoding RNA polymerase sigma factor, producing the protein MDERKDDELVILSRKDKENFARIVNRYKNRVYNIAYNYFYDYDEANDCAQEAFVKVYKSLSSYKLGTNFKAWLFRITHNLCIDRIRKKKKEIRLEDNPEIIPYSEDDPDIKLSLEEAVGKLSPEYRAIIGLRYQEDLSYEEISKVMNIPIGTVKTWLFRAKGALKKNLQ; encoded by the coding sequence GTGGATGAAAGAAAGGATGACGAGCTGGTTATTCTATCAAGGAAGGATAAGGAGAATTTTGCAAGGATTGTTAACAGGTATAAAAATAGGGTGTATAATATAGCCTATAATTATTTCTATGATTATGATGAGGCAAATGATTGTGCCCAAGAGGCATTTGTTAAGGTTTATAAATCCTTGTCCTCATATAAGCTGGGAACAAATTTTAAAGCCTGGCTCTTTAGGATTACACATAATCTATGCATCGATAGAATAAGAAAGAAAAAGAAAGAAATAAGGCTTGAGGATAACCCAGAGATTATTCCATATTCTGAGGATGACCCAGACATTAAGCTTTCCCTTGAGGAGGCAGTTGGAAAGCTTAGCCCTGAATATAGGGCAATAATTGGATTAAGGTATCAAGAAGACCTATCTTATGAGGAGATTTCTAAGGTGATGAATATACCAATAGGAACGGTAAAGACCTGGCTATTCAGGGCAAAAGGGGCTTTAAAAAAGAATCTACAATGA
- a CDS encoding transglutaminase-like domain-containing protein: MSSCVLRENMKEFFSIVAIVTAIELFWFQKFTQQDTPEEKNRINALVDELTKDAKSDEEGIKTIVNWIHNNFRSTFGNPKYKTLSQFFEKKRGNCYHHSALLVFMLTHKKIPARFVDEINYDANKFIGVFKEILGLIGDAPIGMNHNNHVWVEAYFDNKWQPVDATYGVVGIEEWLEARLLTNRGRFPLMIYAKEQNSLVQRSEYYLIEKFREVYNINEDQPEFIIWKDDILFLSQYKFEKGKRLSNASKKRIDKAKRNLDRLCKVNNLIAKKKWDYN; the protein is encoded by the coding sequence ATGTCGTCATGTGTTTTAAGAGAAAATATGAAAGAATTCTTTAGTATAGTTGCCATTGTTACAGCAATTGAGCTCTTTTGGTTTCAAAAATTTACCCAGCAAGATACTCCAGAGGAGAAGAACAGAATCAATGCCTTGGTAGATGAGCTGACTAAAGATGCCAAATCAGACGAGGAAGGAATTAAGACTATTGTAAATTGGATACACAACAATTTTCGCTCTACCTTTGGAAATCCCAAGTATAAAACTTTGTCCCAATTCTTTGAAAAAAAGAGGGGTAATTGTTATCACCATAGTGCCTTACTGGTTTTCATGCTTACCCATAAAAAGATACCTGCCAGATTTGTTGATGAGATAAATTATGATGCCAATAAGTTTATTGGTGTTTTCAAAGAGATACTTGGCTTGATTGGTGATGCTCCGATTGGGATGAATCACAATAACCATGTTTGGGTAGAGGCTTATTTTGATAATAAGTGGCAGCCAGTAGATGCAACCTATGGGGTTGTAGGCATTGAGGAGTGGTTGGAGGCACGATTGCTTACAAACAGAGGAAGATTTCCCTTAATGATTTACGCCAAGGAGCAAAATAGCCTTGTGCAGAGAAGTGAATATTATTTGATTGAGAAGTTTAGGGAGGTTTATAATATAAACGAAGACCAGCCAGAATTTATAATATGGAAAGATGACATTTTATTTTTATCCCAATACAAATTTGAGAAAGGTAAAAGATTGTCAAACGCTAGCAAGAAAAGGATTGATAAAGCCAAAAGAAATCTGGATAGACTTTGTAAAGTAAATAACTTGATAGCAAAAAAGAAATGGGATTATAATTAA
- a CDS encoding TonB-dependent receptor plug domain-containing protein, which produces MKRIFCILLFPLLAFFETITVTGEELVIREKKSIKEEPIVSKEEVSPSMVEKSSVSLFTDLSETLKTLPGVVTPGAFSGALYIRGCYPMETIFLLDNVFIFWPYRWGGMLLMFNTDLIKKVDFYAGGYPAKGNQALGGIIDVYYKEGDKKKRKGQLELSPTTMAFQMDGPIKKNKLSYYLSANRTHYDLLVKWFGGEKGRALPSFDDQYLKLYYEPTYKDKLSFSIVRTGEGMDMKMEEGYGSPDDEGGHFFYKYTKDIFAINHKRVFSPSLSNELTLSYLIDKGKFRFYSPDYSLEGDIDFKDTALRDDSTIFL; this is translated from the coding sequence ATGAAAAGAATTTTTTGTATTCTTTTGTTTCCTTTGCTAGCCTTCTTTGAAACCATTACCGTAACCGGGGAAGAGCTTGTGATAAGGGAGAAAAAGTCCATTAAGGAAGAGCCAATTGTCAGCAAGGAGGAGGTTTCTCCTTCTATGGTTGAAAAAAGCTCGGTTTCTCTCTTTACAGATTTGTCCGAGACATTAAAGACCCTGCCTGGAGTGGTTACCCCAGGGGCATTCTCGGGTGCATTATACATCCGCGGATGCTATCCAATGGAGACAATATTTTTATTAGACAATGTCTTTATCTTTTGGCCATACAGATGGGGCGGTATGTTGCTGATGTTTAATACCGACCTTATAAAAAAGGTTGATTTCTATGCCGGAGGCTATCCAGCCAAGGGAAATCAGGCATTGGGTGGAATAATTGATGTCTATTACAAAGAGGGGGATAAGAAAAAAAGAAAGGGGCAATTAGAGCTTTCTCCCACCACAATGGCATTTCAAATGGATGGACCAATAAAGAAGAATAAATTGTCCTATTATCTTTCGGCAAACCGAACACATTATGACCTTTTGGTAAAGTGGTTTGGCGGTGAAAAGGGTCGTGCCCTTCCCAGCTTTGATGACCAATACCTTAAGCTCTATTATGAGCCAACCTATAAAGATAAGCTCTCCTTTAGTATTGTGAGAACCGGAGAGGGGATGGATATGAAGATGGAGGAGGGATACGGCTCTCCAGATGATGAAGGAGGACACTTCTTTTATAAATATACAAAGGATATATTTGCCATAAATCACAAGAGGGTATTTAGCCCAAGCCTTTCCAATGAGCTTACCTTGAGCTATCTAATTGATAAGGGAAAATTCAGGTTTTATTCCCCTGATTATTCTTTGGAAGGGGATATAGATTTTAAGGATACAGCCTTAAGGGATGATTCTACCATTTTTCTTTGA